In Methylomonas sp. ZR1, one DNA window encodes the following:
- a CDS encoding SPFH domain-containing protein: protein MGGFGLFAIMLLVFAVLMVFMSVKSVPQGMEYTVERFGKYTATLTPGLNIIMPIIDRIGRKLNMMEQVLDVPSQEVITKDNAMVRVDGVIFYQIMDAAKAAYEVNFLDVAIINLVMTNIRTVMGSMDLDELLSRRDEINARLLNVVDEATSPWGIKVTRIEIKDIAPPKDLVDSMARQMKAEREKRAQILEAEGLRQAEILKAEGLKQGAILDAEGRKEAAFRDAEARERLAEAEARATMMVSEAISKGDVQAINYFVAQKYIESLKDVASANNSKLIFMPLEASSVIGALGGIGELAKEALNKKA from the coding sequence ATGGGCGGCTTTGGTTTATTCGCAATAATGTTGTTGGTATTTGCGGTTTTGATGGTGTTCATGAGCGTCAAATCTGTTCCGCAAGGCATGGAATACACCGTCGAACGCTTCGGTAAATATACCGCGACTTTGACGCCTGGCTTGAATATCATCATGCCGATCATCGACCGCATCGGCCGCAAGCTGAATATGATGGAGCAGGTGCTGGACGTGCCGTCGCAAGAGGTCATTACCAAAGACAACGCTATGGTGCGGGTGGATGGGGTGATTTTTTACCAGATCATGGATGCCGCCAAAGCGGCGTATGAAGTCAATTTCCTCGACGTGGCAATCATCAACTTGGTGATGACCAATATCCGAACAGTGATGGGTTCCATGGACCTGGACGAACTGCTGTCGCGCCGTGATGAAATCAACGCCCGCCTGCTCAATGTAGTCGACGAGGCCACCTCGCCGTGGGGGATTAAAGTCACCCGTATCGAAATCAAAGACATCGCCCCGCCCAAGGACTTGGTCGATTCCATGGCCCGGCAAATGAAAGCTGAGCGGGAAAAACGCGCACAGATTCTGGAAGCCGAAGGCTTGCGGCAAGCGGAAATTCTGAAAGCCGAAGGTTTGAAACAAGGTGCGATTTTGGATGCGGAAGGCCGCAAAGAAGCCGCGTTCCGCGACGCCGAAGCCCGCGAACGTCTGGCAGAAGCGGAAGCCCGCGCCACGATGATGGTGTCGGAAGCCATTTCCAAAGGCGATGTACAAGCCATCAATTACTTCGTCGCGCAAAAATATATCGAGTCTTTAAAAGACGTCGCCTCCGCCAACAACAGCAAACTGATCTTCATGCCGCTGGAAGCCTCCAGCGTCATCGGCGCGCTGGGCGGCATCGGCGAACTGGCTAAAGAAGCCTTAAACAAAAAGGCCTGA
- a CDS encoding NfeD family protein: MGDQDIVFWYWWVLAVGFLALEIVVTGFFFLWLAVSAFIVGAVVLLVPATPFNVQLLMFSLLAVLSVLGWRKYARTRAVDATDHPLLNQRGAQYIGRTFFLIAPIENGQGKIKADDTVWKVHGADSPMGAKVKVVAVKGTVFEVEVCE, translated from the coding sequence ATGGGGGATCAAGACATCGTATTTTGGTACTGGTGGGTGCTAGCGGTCGGCTTTTTGGCCTTGGAAATCGTCGTCACCGGCTTCTTTTTTCTGTGGTTGGCGGTGTCGGCGTTCATCGTCGGCGCGGTAGTGCTGTTAGTGCCGGCCACGCCGTTCAACGTGCAGTTATTGATGTTTTCCTTGCTGGCGGTATTGTCGGTATTGGGCTGGCGCAAATACGCCCGTACCCGTGCCGTCGATGCCACCGATCATCCTTTATTGAATCAACGCGGTGCACAGTATATTGGCCGCACCTTTTTTCTGATCGCGCCTATCGAGAATGGCCAGGGCAAGATTAAGGCCGACGATACGGTTTGGAAGGTGCATGGGGCAGACAGTCCAATGGGGGCTAAGGTGAAGGTCGTGGCGGTGAAGGGGACGGTGTTTGAGGTGGAGGTTTGTGAGTGA
- a CDS encoding methylthioribulose 1-phosphate dehydratase has translation MTAKTDEFFRKADQLIAAGRFIDSKGWVPATSGNFSAKLSDGNIAITVSGRHKGRLQADDIMLIDSKGNSLDGKKPSAETLLHTSLYQRFPEVQAVLHPHSINATLTARLFKHEIVLKDYELLKAFAGINTHETRISIPIFANDQDIPRLADKVDNYLDHHTHDVYGYIIAGHGFYTWGASVDDALRHLEALEFLFDVEIRLHGVTRL, from the coding sequence ATGACAGCAAAAACCGACGAATTTTTCCGCAAGGCAGATCAGTTGATTGCCGCCGGCCGCTTCATTGACAGCAAGGGCTGGGTGCCCGCCACCAGCGGTAATTTCTCCGCCAAACTCAGCGACGGCAATATTGCGATTACCGTATCCGGCCGGCACAAAGGCCGTTTGCAAGCCGACGATATTATGCTGATCGACAGCAAAGGCAACTCGCTGGACGGTAAGAAACCGTCGGCGGAAACGCTATTGCACACCTCGCTGTACCAACGTTTTCCGGAGGTTCAGGCGGTACTGCACCCGCATTCGATCAACGCCACGTTAACGGCGCGCTTGTTCAAGCATGAGATCGTGCTGAAAGATTACGAACTGCTCAAAGCGTTTGCCGGCATCAATACCCATGAGACCCGCATTTCCATCCCGATTTTTGCTAACGATCAGGACATTCCCCGGTTGGCCGACAAGGTGGACAATTACCTGGACCATCACACGCACGACGTTTACGGCTATATTATTGCCGGCCACGGTTTTTATACTTGGGGCGCATCGGTAGATGATGCCTTGCGCCACCTGGAAGCATTGGAATTTTTATTCGACGTTGAAATTCGCCTACATGGAGTAACACGATTATGA
- a CDS encoding acireductone dioxygenase, with protein MSALTLYPADKPQQGHTFLDFAAIAEQLQGIGVQFERWQADCEFSAADDADAVLKAYQSSIDKLKQQYGFQSVDVISLNADHPNKDALRQKFLSEHTHSDFEVRFFVEGKGLFYLHVGDQVYAVLCEQGDLISVPANTTHWFDMGENPAFKCIRLFTTEDGWVAEFTGNPIAESFPTLDQYVAGL; from the coding sequence ATGAGCGCATTAACCCTTTACCCTGCCGATAAACCGCAACAAGGCCATACCTTTCTCGACTTTGCAGCCATCGCCGAGCAGCTGCAAGGCATAGGCGTACAGTTCGAACGCTGGCAGGCCGATTGCGAGTTTTCGGCGGCAGACGATGCCGATGCGGTACTAAAGGCTTATCAAAGCTCGATAGACAAACTCAAACAGCAATACGGTTTTCAGTCGGTGGACGTCATCAGCCTGAACGCCGACCATCCCAATAAGGATGCCTTGCGGCAGAAGTTTTTATCCGAGCATACCCACAGCGATTTTGAAGTGCGTTTCTTCGTGGAAGGCAAAGGGCTGTTTTATCTGCACGTCGGCGACCAAGTGTACGCGGTGCTTTGTGAGCAGGGCGATTTGATCAGCGTACCCGCCAATACTACACATTGGTTCGATATGGGGGAAAATCCGGCGTTTAAATGCATACGCTTGTTCACCACCGAAGACGGTTGGGTAGCGGAGTTTACCGGCAATCCGATTGCAGAAAGTTTTCCGACGCTGGACCAATACGTCGCCGGCTTATGA
- the mtnC gene encoding acireductone synthase, translated as MIKAIVTDIEGTTSSLSFVKDVLFPYARARLPDFVRRHREQAEIKLLLADANQLAGGELDDDALIAQLIHWIDTDQKITPLKSLQGLIWLEGYRNGDFTGHVYEDAVRNLRNWFGLGYKLYVYSSGSVQAQKLLFGYSDFGDLTPLFSGYFDTHIGGKKEAISYERIAAELGLPAEQILFLSDIKDELDAARQAGFATCWLVRDQLPDSGTDHVQVSNFDGIHL; from the coding sequence ATGATCAAGGCTATTGTTACCGACATTGAGGGAACCACGTCGTCATTGTCGTTCGTCAAAGATGTGTTGTTTCCTTATGCCCGCGCCCGCTTGCCGGATTTTGTGAGACGCCATCGAGAGCAAGCCGAGATCAAGCTATTATTGGCCGATGCCAACCAGTTAGCCGGCGGTGAGTTGGATGACGACGCACTGATTGCACAGCTCATCCACTGGATAGATACCGATCAAAAGATTACGCCGTTAAAATCTTTACAGGGCTTGATCTGGCTGGAAGGCTATCGCAACGGCGATTTCACCGGCCATGTCTATGAAGACGCTGTGCGCAACTTGAGAAACTGGTTTGGCCTGGGCTACAAGCTTTATGTCTATTCCTCCGGCTCGGTGCAGGCGCAAAAGCTGTTGTTCGGGTACAGTGACTTCGGCGATCTTACCCCTTTATTTTCCGGTTATTTCGATACACACATCGGCGGCAAGAAAGAGGCAATATCGTATGAGCGAATTGCCGCCGAGCTTGGCTTGCCGGCAGAACAAATCCTGTTTTTGTCGGATATTAAGGACGAATTGGACGCCGCCCGCCAGGCCGGCTTCGCCACTTGCTGGCTGGTGCGCGACCAGCTTCCCGACTCCGGCACTGATCATGTGCAAGTTAGCAATTTTGATGGCATTCATCTGTAA
- the rimK gene encoding 30S ribosomal protein S6--L-glutamate ligase, whose product MKIAILSRDATLYSSVRLLEAAAARGHEARVLDPTHCYMNITSMKPSIHYMGENLVGYDAVIPRIGASITFYGTAVLRQFEVMNTFVLNNSASISRSRDKLASSQLLARKGIDLPITAFAHNPDNIEDLIAEVGGAPLVIKLVEGSQGIGVVLAETHNAAHSVIQAFMGLNANIMVQEFIQEAAGSDIRCFVIGDKVVAAMKRQGREGEFRSNLHRGGTATLVRLTPQERSAAVRAAKIMGLNVCGVDLLRSKRGPLVMEVNSSPGLEGIEKTSDKDIAGLMIEYIEKNAGKNKSG is encoded by the coding sequence ATGAAAATAGCAATTCTGTCGCGCGACGCGACGCTGTATTCCAGCGTCCGGCTGCTGGAGGCCGCCGCCGCTCGCGGCCACGAGGCCAGGGTGCTGGACCCGACCCACTGCTACATGAATATCACCTCCATGAAGCCGTCCATTCATTACATGGGTGAAAATCTGGTGGGTTACGACGCGGTCATTCCCCGCATCGGTGCGTCTATCACCTTTTACGGCACGGCGGTGCTTAGGCAATTCGAGGTGATGAACACCTTTGTTCTCAACAATTCCGCATCGATCAGCCGCTCCCGCGACAAACTGGCGTCCAGCCAGTTGCTGGCCCGCAAGGGTATCGATTTGCCCATTACCGCGTTTGCCCATAATCCGGACAATATCGAAGATCTAATCGCCGAAGTCGGCGGCGCGCCGCTGGTGATCAAACTGGTGGAAGGTTCGCAAGGCATAGGCGTCGTGCTGGCGGAAACTCATAACGCCGCGCATAGTGTGATTCAAGCCTTCATGGGCCTAAACGCCAACATCATGGTGCAGGAGTTCATTCAAGAAGCCGCGGGTAGTGATATTCGCTGCTTTGTTATCGGCGACAAGGTAGTGGCGGCAATGAAACGCCAGGGCCGTGAAGGTGAATTTCGTTCCAATCTTCATCGTGGCGGCACGGCCACGCTGGTTAGGCTGACCCCGCAGGAGCGCTCGGCGGCAGTGCGCGCCGCGAAAATCATGGGTCTAAATGTCTGCGGCGTGGATTTGCTGCGTTCCAAACGCGGACCGCTGGTGATGGAAGTCAATTCCTCCCCTGGTTTGGAAGGCATAGAAAAAACCAGCGACAAGGATATTGCCGGCTTGATGATCGAATATATTGAAAAGAATGCCGGGAAAAATAAATCCGGGTAA
- a CDS encoding biopolymer transporter ExbD: MGFKTNSDDDGPVSEINVTPLVDVMLVLVIILLVTAPLLTQSVNVALPKTASTTPDLEKQPMQLGIDAQGAVTLNKNAVADLAALDTTLRNELAGNPELIIHIYADQGVNYGKVAEVMATVQHAGISKLAFVTLEK; the protein is encoded by the coding sequence ATGGGATTCAAAACAAACTCAGACGACGATGGGCCGGTTAGCGAGATTAATGTTACGCCGCTGGTAGATGTGATGTTGGTGTTGGTGATTATCTTGTTGGTCACCGCACCGTTGTTGACCCAATCGGTCAACGTGGCTTTGCCGAAAACGGCCTCCACGACCCCGGATTTGGAAAAGCAGCCTATGCAACTGGGTATCGACGCGCAAGGTGCCGTAACCCTGAATAAAAACGCCGTGGCCGATTTAGCGGCGTTGGATACCACGCTGAGGAACGAATTGGCCGGCAACCCCGAGCTAATCATTCACATTTATGCCGATCAAGGCGTGAATTACGGCAAGGTGGCGGAAGTGATGGCGACAGTACAGCATGCCGGGATTTCCAAGTTGGCATTCGTGACATTGGAAAAATAA
- a CDS encoding MotA/TolQ/ExbB proton channel family protein has protein sequence MPYHIAPEAVIDATLYTLLVFSLITWTLIFFKIWQFAKNNYYNKRYDSAFWDTTDLNAAEQLPAETARGPKARVAACGFAWLAEMTHPETCTSLKFRGSPQDLLEQTLRKQTQDEQRRMESGLTMLASIGSTAPFVGLFGTVLGIMHAMHDISASGSASLDVVAGPIGDALIATAIGIAVAVPAVLAYNFFQRRAKHHRASLENFVEGFLHIAFGDSNINTSKNKD, from the coding sequence ATGCCCTACCATATAGCCCCGGAAGCGGTTATCGACGCTACCCTTTACACATTGCTGGTGTTTTCGTTGATAACGTGGACGTTGATTTTTTTCAAAATCTGGCAGTTTGCCAAGAATAATTATTACAACAAACGATACGACAGCGCTTTTTGGGACACTACCGATTTAAATGCCGCCGAGCAACTGCCCGCCGAAACCGCGCGCGGCCCCAAAGCTCGGGTTGCAGCCTGCGGCTTTGCCTGGTTGGCGGAAATGACGCATCCGGAAACCTGCACCAGCCTGAAATTTCGTGGCTCTCCACAAGACTTGCTGGAACAAACCCTGCGTAAACAGACTCAGGACGAACAGCGCCGAATGGAAAGCGGCTTGACCATGCTGGCCAGCATTGGTAGCACCGCGCCGTTCGTCGGCCTGTTCGGTACCGTGCTTGGCATCATGCACGCCATGCACGACATCAGCGCCAGCGGTTCGGCCAGTTTGGACGTAGTGGCCGGGCCTATCGGCGATGCATTAATTGCTACTGCTATCGGTATCGCCGTAGCCGTACCAGCAGTGTTGGCCTATAATTTCTTCCAGCGTCGCGCCAAGCACCACCGGGCTTCGCTGGAAAATTTCGTCGAGGGTTTTCTCCACATCGCCTTCGGCGACTCAAACATCAATACCAGTAAAAACAAGGATTAA
- a CDS encoding energy transducer TonB — translation MYLFKNHEDALQNKELASFGGYLPAVASGSGSFWRTLLGEERPASMLRLLTLLVALLHVWGLQQLLKPEEEVTPAQPLMMEVSMIAMSAPKPAAAPPPPAPPPPKKEPPPKKPQPKPVPKKAPPIVQKAPEYAPVEPVSEPPPTPVSNTASSAPVTTTTTNTTATNAEQFTEANFRANYAHNPKPEYPMIAKSRGWQGKVMLRVQVSPEGLSDSVAVEHSSGHEMLDESAVEAVKKWKFIPAKRGETPVASSVIVPIIFTLRE, via the coding sequence ATGTATTTATTTAAAAACCACGAGGATGCTTTGCAAAATAAAGAGTTAGCGTCGTTCGGCGGTTATCTGCCGGCAGTGGCAAGCGGTTCCGGCTCATTTTGGCGGACGCTATTGGGAGAAGAACGGCCCGCCAGCATGCTGAGGCTGTTAACGCTATTAGTCGCGTTGCTGCATGTTTGGGGTTTGCAGCAATTATTGAAACCCGAGGAAGAAGTCACGCCGGCGCAACCTTTGATGATGGAGGTGTCGATGATTGCGATGTCCGCGCCCAAGCCCGCCGCCGCGCCGCCGCCTCCGGCACCGCCGCCGCCCAAAAAAGAGCCGCCGCCGAAAAAGCCGCAGCCCAAGCCGGTTCCCAAAAAAGCGCCGCCCATCGTGCAAAAGGCGCCCGAATATGCGCCGGTTGAGCCGGTTTCCGAGCCGCCGCCGACACCGGTAAGCAATACAGCGAGCAGTGCGCCGGTAACGACTACGACGACCAATACGACCGCGACCAACGCCGAGCAGTTTACCGAAGCCAATTTTCGGGCAAACTACGCCCACAACCCCAAGCCGGAATATCCGATGATTGCGAAAAGCCGCGGATGGCAGGGCAAGGTGATGTTGCGGGTGCAAGTTTCGCCGGAGGGTTTAAGCGATTCGGTGGCGGTCGAGCACAGCAGCGGCCACGAGATGCTAGACGAATCGGCGGTGGAAGCCGTGAAAAAATGGAAATTCATTCCGGCCAAACGCGGCGAAACGCCGGTGGCCAGTTCGGTGATTGTGCCAATAATTTTTACTTTGCGTGAATAA
- a CDS encoding potassium transporter Kup, giving the protein MSVKQSDHPQGQVNTLALSAIGVVFGDIGTSPLYAVKEVFHGGLPTDATHVLGVLSLIFWAITLVVTTKYAIFIMRADNKGEGGIMALMALALQGSKDNPERKAFIVTIGLLGASLFYGDSMITPAISVLSAVEGLQIVAPRLEHYVLPITIIVLSVLFFIQTKGTGKVGRMFAPIMCFWFATLGLLGGISIVQHPDVLMAVNPYYAVSLLIELGWKGFLIMGAVVLAITGAEALYADMGHFGLKPIRRAWFYFVFPALLLNYFGQGALLIGNPKAVENPFYLMAPHWALYPLLILATLSTVIASQAVISGAFSVTRQAIQLGYCPRMNVRHTSGDEMGQVYLPAVNWLLMVSVFILVLSFRSSSALASAYGIAVTGTMIVDTILAFIVIQALWQWNKATSIAFLSTFLIIDLLFLSSNSLKIPHGGWLPLVVGTVFFLIMTTWIKGKELLARYLDEKRVLFEDLDERLKDRPLVTVPGTAIYMARSVHGVPQVLLHNLEHNHVMHEKLIVLTIVTREEPYVDEAHRVKIRMFGDSGGFYRVKLYFGFQEEQDVRRALQLCCHEGLDIDQKTVSFFIGSEKLSFRRKSPMPKWRRSLFSFLTHNSSSAIEYFKIPVERVIELGIRIEL; this is encoded by the coding sequence ATGTCCGTAAAACAATCCGATCATCCCCAGGGTCAAGTCAACACACTGGCTTTAAGCGCGATAGGCGTGGTGTTTGGGGACATCGGCACCAGTCCTTTGTATGCGGTAAAAGAGGTTTTTCACGGCGGCTTGCCGACCGATGCCACCCATGTGCTCGGGGTGCTGTCCTTGATCTTTTGGGCCATCACCTTGGTGGTAACCACCAAATACGCCATTTTTATCATGCGCGCCGACAACAAAGGCGAAGGTGGCATCATGGCCTTGATGGCCTTGGCGCTGCAGGGGTCCAAAGATAATCCGGAACGCAAAGCGTTCATCGTCACCATCGGCCTGCTTGGTGCCTCGTTGTTTTATGGCGACAGCATGATTACCCCGGCGATTTCGGTACTCAGCGCCGTGGAAGGTTTGCAAATCGTGGCGCCGCGCCTGGAACATTACGTTTTGCCGATCACCATCATCGTGCTCAGCGTGCTGTTTTTTATCCAGACCAAAGGCACCGGCAAAGTCGGCAGAATGTTTGCGCCCATCATGTGTTTCTGGTTTGCCACGCTGGGTCTTTTGGGGGGCATCAGTATTGTCCAGCATCCGGATGTATTGATGGCCGTCAACCCCTATTACGCGGTCAGCTTATTAATAGAATTGGGCTGGAAAGGCTTTTTAATCATGGGCGCAGTGGTGTTGGCGATAACCGGCGCCGAAGCCTTATATGCCGATATGGGACATTTCGGTTTGAAACCAATTCGGCGCGCCTGGTTCTATTTCGTGTTTCCGGCCTTACTGCTCAATTACTTTGGCCAAGGCGCGTTGTTGATCGGCAATCCCAAGGCCGTTGAAAATCCGTTTTATCTAATGGCACCGCATTGGGCCCTGTATCCGCTGCTGATCCTGGCGACACTGTCCACCGTGATTGCCTCGCAAGCCGTCATTTCCGGGGCGTTTTCGGTAACCCGGCAAGCCATACAACTCGGTTACTGTCCAAGGATGAATGTTCGCCACACCTCCGGCGACGAAATGGGCCAAGTCTATTTACCTGCCGTCAATTGGTTGCTAATGGTCTCGGTGTTTATTTTAGTGTTGAGCTTCAGATCGTCGTCCGCATTGGCATCGGCATACGGCATTGCCGTAACCGGCACGATGATTGTCGATACCATCCTGGCCTTTATCGTCATCCAAGCCCTATGGCAATGGAACAAGGCCACCAGCATTGCTTTTCTGTCGACCTTTTTGATTATCGACCTGCTGTTTCTGTCTTCCAACAGTCTGAAAATCCCGCACGGTGGCTGGTTGCCGCTGGTGGTGGGTACGGTGTTTTTCTTGATTATGACCACCTGGATCAAAGGCAAGGAATTATTAGCCAGATACCTGGACGAAAAACGGGTATTGTTCGAGGACTTGGACGAACGTTTGAAAGACCGGCCCCTGGTTACGGTACCCGGCACGGCAATCTATATGGCCCGCAGCGTACACGGTGTGCCGCAGGTCTTGCTGCACAACCTGGAGCACAACCATGTGATGCACGAAAAACTCATCGTGCTGACCATTGTGACCCGCGAAGAGCCTTATGTCGATGAAGCGCATAGGGTAAAAATCCGCATGTTCGGCGATAGCGGTGGCTTTTATCGGGTGAAATTGTATTTCGGATTTCAGGAGGAACAGGACGTACGCCGCGCCCTGCAACTTTGCTGCCACGAAGGCTTGGATATCGATCAAAAAACCGTATCGTTTTTTATCGGTAGCGAGAAACTGTCGTTCCGCCGCAAAAGCCCGATGCCGAAATGGCGGCGCTCCTTGTTCAGTTTCTTAACGCATAATTCCAGTAGTGCGATAGAGTATTTCAAAATCCCCGTCGAACGTGTGATCGAGCTGGGAATCCGCATCGAATTGTAG
- a CDS encoding fumarylacetoacetate hydrolase family protein — protein MKLLSYKYNGQVHIGALVGAQIVPAGADLPGNMLDFLAAGESAKLALQKQIAADGERIALSDVQLLAPIPRPGKLLGVGLNYADHIGETGMEKPEYPTFFTKQSTCVIADGEAIHLPPVSDKVDYEGELAFVIGKRCKQVPVEQAHEVIAGYTICNDVTVRDWQQRTPTWTLGKSFDTHGPLGPWLVTADEIADPHNLSLKTWVGDELRQNGNTGDMIFNCYELIAYLTQVMTLEPGDVISTGTPAGVGVKMKPRGYLKPGQTVRIEIEGIGALSNPVIAEPEHFLVGASG, from the coding sequence ATGAAACTACTGAGCTATAAATACAATGGTCAAGTACATATAGGCGCACTGGTTGGCGCGCAAATCGTCCCGGCCGGCGCGGATTTGCCCGGCAATATGCTCGATTTTCTCGCGGCTGGAGAGTCGGCAAAACTAGCGTTGCAAAAGCAGATTGCTGCCGACGGCGAACGCATCGCTCTCAGCGACGTGCAGTTGTTGGCACCGATTCCGCGTCCCGGCAAGCTGTTGGGCGTTGGTTTGAATTACGCCGATCACATCGGTGAAACCGGAATGGAAAAACCGGAATATCCAACCTTTTTTACCAAGCAAAGTACCTGCGTCATCGCCGATGGCGAAGCGATTCATCTGCCGCCGGTGTCGGACAAGGTTGATTACGAGGGCGAGTTGGCGTTTGTGATTGGTAAGCGCTGCAAACAGGTGCCTGTCGAACAGGCGCATGAAGTCATCGCCGGCTACACCATTTGCAACGATGTGACGGTGCGCGATTGGCAGCAACGCACGCCAACCTGGACCTTGGGCAAATCCTTCGATACTCACGGCCCACTGGGGCCGTGGCTGGTGACGGCCGACGAAATCGCCGATCCGCATAATCTAAGTTTAAAAACCTGGGTGGGCGACGAGTTGCGGCAAAACGGTAATACCGGCGACATGATTTTTAATTGTTACGAGTTGATTGCTTATCTGACACAAGTGATGACGTTGGAGCCGGGCGATGTGATCAGTACGGGTACACCGGCCGGGGTGGGAGTAAAAATGAAGCCGCGCGGTTATCTCAAGCCGGGACAAACTGTGCGTATCGAGATAGAAGGCATCGGCGCGCTAAGCAATCCGGTGATTGCCGAGCCGGAACATTTTTTGGTCGGCGCCTCAGGTTAA
- the mmoX gene encoding aromatic/alkene monooxygenase hydroxylase subunit alpha — protein MAISTATKAATDALAANPAPVSVGAQEVHRWMQSFTWDFDKNRTKYSTKYKMANDTKEQFKLIAKEYARMESVKDERQFGSLQDVLTRVDAANRVHPKWNESMKIISNFLEVGEYNAIAATGMLWDSATAPEQKNGYLGQVLDEIRHTNQCAYINYYFAKQGQDAAGHNDARRTRAIGPLWKGMKRVFSDGFISGDAVECSINLQLVGEACFTNPLIVAVTEWASANGDEMTPTVFLSIETDELRHMANGYQTVVSIANDEAASKYLNTDLNNAFWTQQKYFTPVLGMMFEYGSHFKVEPWVKTWNRWVYEDWGGIWIGRLGKYGVESPRSLRDAKKDAYWAHHDLFLIAYALWPTGFFRLSLPTQEEAEWYEANYPGWYDMYGKVYDEWRARGCEDPSSGFLPIQWFIENNHPIYIDRVSQVPFCPSYCKGESTLRVLEYNGKKHSFSDQWGERMWLSEPERYECQNIFEQYEGRELSEVIAEGFGVRSDGKTLISQPHTKKDGKLWTLDDIKRINCVFSDPLKAL, from the coding sequence ATGGCTATAAGTACCGCCACAAAAGCCGCAACCGATGCGTTGGCCGCCAATCCGGCGCCCGTCAGTGTGGGTGCACAGGAAGTTCACCGCTGGATGCAGAGCTTTACCTGGGATTTTGATAAAAATCGCACCAAGTATTCGACCAAATACAAAATGGCCAACGATACCAAGGAGCAATTCAAGCTGATCGCTAAAGAATATGCGCGCATGGAATCGGTGAAGGACGAGCGTCAATTCGGCAGCTTGCAAGACGTTTTGACGCGGGTGGATGCGGCGAACCGCGTGCATCCGAAATGGAATGAATCGATGAAGATCATCTCCAACTTCCTGGAAGTGGGCGAATACAACGCCATTGCCGCCACCGGCATGTTGTGGGATTCGGCGACCGCGCCCGAGCAAAAAAACGGTTACTTGGGCCAAGTGCTGGACGAAATTCGCCACACCAACCAATGCGCTTACATCAACTATTACTTTGCCAAACAAGGCCAAGACGCCGCCGGTCATAACGATGCCCGCCGCACTCGAGCGATTGGTCCGCTGTGGAAAGGCATGAAACGGGTATTCTCGGACGGCTTTATTTCCGGCGACGCGGTGGAATGCTCCATCAATCTGCAATTGGTCGGCGAAGCCTGCTTTACCAATCCATTGATCGTGGCCGTGACCGAATGGGCGTCCGCCAACGGCGACGAAATGACGCCGACGGTGTTCTTGTCCATCGAAACCGACGAGCTGCGCCACATGGCTAACGGTTATCAAACCGTGGTATCCATCGCCAACGACGAAGCGGCTTCGAAATATCTGAATACCGATTTGAACAACGCCTTCTGGACCCAACAAAAATACTTCACCCCGGTATTGGGCATGATGTTCGAGTACGGCAGCCATTTCAAAGTCGAGCCATGGGTGAAAACCTGGAACCGCTGGGTGTACGAAGATTGGGGCGGTATCTGGATCGGCCGTTTGGGCAAATACGGCGTCGAGTCGCCACGCAGCTTGCGCGACGCCAAAAAAGACGCTTACTGGGCGCATCACGACTTGTTCCTGATTGCTTATGCCTTGTGGCCCACCGGTTTCTTCCGTTTGAGCCTCCCAACCCAGGAAGAGGCTGAGTGGTACGAAGCCAATTACCCTGGCTGGTACGACATGTACGGCAAAGTCTACGACGAATGGCGCGCGCGCGGTTGCGAAGATCCCAGCAGCGGCTTCCTGCCCATCCAGTGGTTCATCGAAAACAACCATCCGATCTATATCGACCGGGTTTCGCAAGTGCCGTTCTGCCCTAGTTACTGCAAAGGCGAAAGCACCTTGCGGGTACTGGAATACAACGGCAAAAAACATTCCTTCAGCGACCAATGGGGCGAAAGAATGTGGCTGTCCGAACCCGAGCGTTATGAGTGCCAAAACATCTTCGAACAATACGAAGGCCGCGAATTGTCGGAAGTGATTGCCGAAGGCTTTGGCGTGCGTAGCGACGGCAAAACCTTGATCAGCCAGCCGCACACCAAAAAGGACGGCAAGCTGTGGACACTGGACGACATCAAACGGATTAACTGCGTGTTTTCCGATCCGTTGAAAGCCCTGTAA